The sequence GCGCGGCCGGTGCTGGCGGGGGTGCTGCTGAACGATGTCGGGCCGGTGCTGGAGCCGGTCGGGCTGGCGCGGATCGGATCCTATGTCGGCAAATCGGCGAGCTGGCCGACCTGGCTGCACGCCGCGCGGTCCATCGAGGAGACGCACGCCGCCTTCTTCCCGCATTGGCAGCTGGAGGATTGGCTGGCGATGGCGCACCGTACCTGTCGCCTGACCGAGCAGGGACGGATCGTGTTCGATTACGACGGGCGGATCGCCGAGCCATTCCGCCTGCCGCCGCCCGATCCGCCGGTCGACCTCTGGCCCGGTTTGCTCGCGCTGGCGGGCAGCCCGGCCTTGCTCGTGCGGGGTGGCTTGTCCGACCTGCTGAGCGCAGCGACGGCAGAGCGCATGGCCGCAATCCTGCCCGATCTTGAACTCGTCACCGTGCCGGACGTTGGTCACGCGCCGACGCTGGACGAGGCGGAGGCGGTCGCCGGGATCGACCGACTGTTGCAGCGGATCAACGCCTGAGAATTTTCGCGCGCAATCCGGCCGATGCTGGCTTATAGGCCGAAGCTTATTTGTTCGGAGGATGGTTTGTTCAAAGGTCTGCGCCCGATCATGTATGGCGGCCGTGAGGTCTGGCCGCTGATCGAGGGTGGCAAGGGTGTCGCCGTGTCGAACCATGCCAGCGCGGGTGCGTGGGCAGCGGCGGGCGGCATCGGCACGATCTCCGCGGTCAATGCCGACAGCTACGATCCCGAGGGGAAGATCATCCCCCAGATCTATCGCGCGCTCACCCGGCGCGACCGGCACGAAGAGCTCGTCCAATATGCGATCGACGGCGCGGTCCAGCAGGTGAAGCGCGCGTGGGAGATTGCCGGCGGCAAGGGCGCGATCAACATCAACGTGCTGTGGGAGATGGGCGGCGCGCAGCGCGTGCTGCACGGCGTGCTCGAGCGCACCAGGGGCCTCGTCGCAGGCGTCACCTGCGGCGCGGGCATGCCCTACAAATTGTCCGAGATCGCAGCCTCCTACGGCGTCAACTATCTGCCGATCGTCAGCTCGGGCCGCGCGTTTAACGCATTGTGGAAGCGGGCTTATTCCAAGGCGGCCGAATGGCTGGCCGGTGTGGTCTACGAGGATCCGTGGCTTGCCGGCGGCCATAACGGCCTGTCGAATGCCGAAGACCCGCGCGCGCCGCAGGATCCCTATCCGCGCGTCAAGGCGCTGCGCGAGACGATGCGCGCCGGCGGCGTGTCCGAAGACGTGCCGATCATCATGGCCGGCGGTGTGTGGCACCTGCGCGACTGGAGCGACTGGATCGACAATCCCGAGCTCGGCGCGATCGCGTTCCAGTTCGGCACGCGGCCGTTGCTGACGCAGGAAAGCCCGATCTCCGAGGAGTGGAAGGCGCGGCTGACGTCGCTGGACGAGGGCGATGTGCTACTGCACCGCTTCTCGCCGACCGGCTTCTATTCGTCGGCCGTCCGCAACGACTTCCTGCGCAATCTCGAGGCGCGGTCGGAGCGGCAGATCCCCTACTCGATGGAAGCGGCAGGCGACCATCAGTTCCAGCTCGACGTCGGCGTGAAGGGCAAGAGCTTCTGGGTGACGCTGGGCGATCTCCATCGCGCACGCGAATGGGATGCGCGCGGATTCACCACCGCGCTCAAGACGCCGGACAACACTTTGGTCTTCGTCACCACCGACGAGATGAAGGTGATCCGCAAGGATCAGGCCGATTGCATGGGCTGCCTCAGCCAGTGTGCCTTCTCGTCATGGGCGGATACCGAGGGCAATTCGACCGGGCGGCTGGCCGATCCGCGCAGCTTCTGCATCCAGAAGACGCTGCAGGACATCGGCCATGGCGCGCCGATCGACCAGAATCTGATGTTCGCCGGCCACGCGGCCTACAAGTTCAAGCAAGATCCATTCTATTCCAACGGCTTCGTGCCGACGGTCAAGCAACTGGTCGACCGCATCCTGACCGGCGACTGAGCGCATGGCCAAGACGGCGCTGATCGTCCGCCACACGCCCTATGAGGGCATTGCCGGCTTCCGCCTGCCGATCGAGCAGGCGGGATATGCGGTCAGCCGGATCGACGTGACCGATCC is a genomic window of Sphingomonas nostoxanthinifaciens containing:
- a CDS encoding alpha/beta fold hydrolase is translated as MGGAEPRDDRLWRDGWWRSRDGIRLHYRDYPGASDRLPILCVPGLTRNARDFAAVAERLAGTRRVIAVDLRGRGQSGQAPDPLSYVPPVYVDDVLTLLAELGLPRVVWFGTSLGGIMAMLAALAARPVLAGVLLNDVGPVLEPVGLARIGSYVGKSASWPTWLHAARSIEETHAAFFPHWQLEDWLAMAHRTCRLTEQGRIVFDYDGRIAEPFRLPPPDPPVDLWPGLLALAGSPALLVRGGLSDLLSAATAERMAAILPDLELVTVPDVGHAPTLDEAEAVAGIDRLLQRINA
- a CDS encoding NAD(P)H-dependent flavin oxidoreductase, encoding MFKGLRPIMYGGREVWPLIEGGKGVAVSNHASAGAWAAAGGIGTISAVNADSYDPEGKIIPQIYRALTRRDRHEELVQYAIDGAVQQVKRAWEIAGGKGAININVLWEMGGAQRVLHGVLERTRGLVAGVTCGAGMPYKLSEIAASYGVNYLPIVSSGRAFNALWKRAYSKAAEWLAGVVYEDPWLAGGHNGLSNAEDPRAPQDPYPRVKALRETMRAGGVSEDVPIIMAGGVWHLRDWSDWIDNPELGAIAFQFGTRPLLTQESPISEEWKARLTSLDEGDVLLHRFSPTGFYSSAVRNDFLRNLEARSERQIPYSMEAAGDHQFQLDVGVKGKSFWVTLGDLHRAREWDARGFTTALKTPDNTLVFVTTDEMKVIRKDQADCMGCLSQCAFSSWADTEGNSTGRLADPRSFCIQKTLQDIGHGAPIDQNLMFAGHAAYKFKQDPFYSNGFVPTVKQLVDRILTGD